The following are encoded in a window of Panicum virgatum strain AP13 chromosome 5N, P.virgatum_v5, whole genome shotgun sequence genomic DNA:
- the LOC120674517 gene encoding uncharacterized protein LOC120674517 — translation MKEASYHDEKMEAYCNAVRRLEDKFDGLELNHNARKYNEEADQLAKIASGRTTVPPNVFSRDLAKPYVDFKNPAEAVGVTPGPSGAATTEPSAKDPLMEEPEAMDTDFETSSVDETEAMEIDEAPPPRDWRTQYLDWMIRGVLPSDRAQARRVARWAKSFVLIDDELYKRSPSGIMQRCISIPEGKELIRDINAGIYGHHAAPLTLLWHTHKQMAKWSVPMA, via the exons ATGAAGGAGGCGAGCTACCACGAcgagaagatggaggcgtactgcaacgcagtgcgccgcctcgaggacaagTTCGACGGGCTCGAGCTCAACCACAacgcgcgcaagtacaacgaggaagcGGACCAACTAGCCAAAATCGCATCCGGGCGGACCACCGTTCCCCCGAATGTCTTTTCCCGTGACCTCGCCAAGCCGTATGTTGACTTCAAGAACCCTGCGGAAGCCGTCGGAGTGACACCTGGACCATCGGGTGCTGCGACCACGGAGCCATCGGCCAAGGACCCCTTGATGGAGgagcccgaggccatggacactgacttcgagacctcctcAGTGGACGAGactgaagcaatggagatcgacgaggccccgcCTCCACGAGATTGGCGtacccagtacctcgactggatgatccGAGGGGTCttaccctcggaccgcgctcaggcgcggcgcgtCGCCAGGTGGGCGAAGTCCTTCGTCTTGATCGACGATGAgctgtacaagcgcagtccctcgggcattATGCAACGATGCATctccatccccgagggcaaggagctgatccgtgatATCAACGCTGGCATCTACGgtcaccacgccgcgccactCACCCTT ctgtggcacacccacaaaCAAATggccaagtggagcgtgccaatggcgtGA